The following proteins come from a genomic window of Parambassis ranga chromosome 4, fParRan2.1, whole genome shotgun sequence:
- the LOC114434879 gene encoding uncharacterized protein LOC114434879 translates to MLVQVKYCEEKKYVKLNEVEGHFNFGQFSEKVIERFCLPPDVQLTFKDATGTEVDAEIFSDLLGQGNVVLTVFSNDEFSDCSRSSASDLSFSSSGSTIIMDEVPRKKLRIEDLRSMSAKQLIEDVLRSKSGGEEVLQEYQTTETLTDATRRQMVNILVAHMIDNHGHLPTKAVREDYAKGIVMLFPSLRDPYSNKGYEHFYDAASNTGYISWRLKTVQRKIRRRYAMSPNTSTDISPRGPNFQRTVNVERQLDGSACQEAISLLNHTTDKSLIFQKMRETFHYRQKLVNDPGRSDNILSTFPRFLDTKGLVSLVRCLEWLKT, encoded by the exons TCATTGAGAGATTTTGCCTTCCGCCTGATGTACAACTTACATTCAAGGATGCAACAGGGACAGAAGTTGATGCTGAAATTTTCAGTGACCTTCTTGGACAAGGCAATGTGGTGCTGACAGTTTTCTCAAATGATG AATTCTCTGATTGCTCCAGGTCTTCTGCATCTGACTTGAGCTTCAGTTCAAGTGGATCAACTATAATCATGGATGAGGTCCCTAGGAAGAAATTGAGAATTGAGGATTTACGTTCAATGTCCGCTAAGCAG TTGATTGAGGATGTGCTTAGAAGCAAGTCTGGTGGTGAAGAGGTACTGCAGGAGTACCAAACAACAGAAACCCTAACAGATGCCACAAGAAGACAAATGGTCAACATACTAGTGGCTCACATGATTGATAATcatgg GCACCTCCCCACTAAAGCAGTCAGAGAAGATTATGCCAAAGGGATAGTGATGCTGTTCCCCTCCCTCAGGGATCCATATTCCAACAAAGGCTAT GAACACTTCTATGATGCTGCAAGCAACACAGGATACATTTCTTGGCGTCTGAAAACAGTGCAAAGGAAGATTCGTCGACGATATGCAATGTCACCAAATACCTCTACTGACATTTCTCCAAGAGGCCCAAATTTCCAAAGGACTGTTAATGTTGAAAGGCAACTTGATGGTAGTGCTTGTCAAGAAGCTATATCTTTGCTCAACCACACCACAGACAAGTCTCTGATTTTCCAGAAGATGAGAGAGACCTTTCATTACCGCCAGAAGCTTGTTAATGACCCAGGCAGAAGTGATAATATCCTCTCCACCTTCCCGAGATTCCTGGATACCAAAGGATTGGTAAGTTTGGTCAGATGCTTAGAATGGCTTAAAACGTGA